A window of Nitrospira sp. contains these coding sequences:
- the pilM gene encoding type IV pilus assembly protein PilM has protein sequence MLDSLKHLADMEFLSMFSPQRQLLGLDIGSSSIKLVQIKEHRGRYILQKFGVKELEPEVIVDGTVMDEGRVVAAIKELLAEQNVKLKQVAVSISGHAVIVKKITLPPMPDEELDAQVKLAAEQYIPFDINEVNLDFYVLPPSENPDEQAEMSIVLVAAKKDKINELTELVKAADLVPIVMDVDAFAVENMYGVTSPTTQDDTTILVNIGASVMNVNIVGGGVSLFTRDIPLGGNRYSEAVQREMGVSFEEAEQLKKSEQDDDHALAAVMESVNAEVASEIARTIDYFKTTSSDSDIARVLLFGGGAKVKGLAQQLRDRMHVDVEIANPFNEIDTSQCHVDPDQLTEMGPLAAVGVGLALRTVGDR, from the coding sequence ATGCTGGATTCATTGAAACACCTGGCTGACATGGAATTCCTGTCAATGTTTTCTCCGCAGCGGCAACTGCTGGGACTCGACATCGGCTCGAGCAGCATCAAGCTTGTGCAAATCAAAGAGCACAGGGGCCGGTACATCTTGCAAAAATTCGGCGTGAAAGAACTGGAGCCCGAGGTGATCGTGGACGGCACGGTCATGGATGAGGGGCGAGTCGTGGCGGCAATCAAGGAATTGTTGGCCGAACAGAACGTGAAGTTAAAGCAGGTGGCGGTCTCGATCTCCGGCCATGCCGTGATCGTGAAGAAAATCACGCTGCCGCCGATGCCGGATGAAGAGTTGGATGCCCAGGTCAAACTGGCCGCCGAGCAATACATCCCCTTTGACATCAACGAGGTGAATCTCGATTTCTATGTGTTGCCGCCGTCCGAAAACCCGGACGAGCAGGCAGAAATGTCGATTGTGCTGGTGGCGGCCAAGAAGGACAAAATCAACGAGCTCACCGAGTTGGTGAAGGCCGCCGATTTGGTTCCCATCGTGATGGATGTCGACGCCTTCGCGGTAGAAAACATGTACGGCGTGACCTCTCCGACCACCCAGGATGATACCACGATTCTAGTCAACATCGGAGCCAGCGTGATGAACGTAAACATCGTTGGCGGCGGCGTCTCCCTCTTTACGCGCGATATTCCGTTGGGCGGCAATCGCTATTCCGAGGCGGTGCAGCGGGAGATGGGTGTCTCTTTCGAGGAGGCCGAGCAACTCAAGAAAAGCGAGCAGGATGACGATCATGCATTGGCGGCTGTGATGGAGAGTGTCAATGCCGAAGTGGCGTCGGAGATCGCACGCACGATCGACTACTTTAAGACGACGTCATCCGACAGCGATATCGCGCGGGTGTTGCTGTTCGGTGGGGGAGCGAAAGTGAAGGGGCTGGCTCAACAGCTTCGCGATCGCATGCACGTGGACGTGGAAATCGCGAATCCCTTTAATGAGATCGACACGTCACAGTGCCACGTCGATCCTGATCAGTTGACCGAGATGGGGCCGCTTGCGGCAGTCGGGGTCGGCCTCGCACTGCGGACGGTGGGGGACCGATGA
- a CDS encoding PilN domain-containing protein: MIRINLLATGPRSRKAKPKWDVRAEALIGVGVLLITLTGCWFYAAALDEDIQAKQAEKQLKDKQVAQLKEQVKAVQDFEEKKKQLEAKNRIIDQLEKSRTGPVKVLDHVSQSLNPLKVWLVRLNLKGNTVELEGRALTNDDVVEFVNNLRRTDQFGAIKLMESRAGQDNKLNTYQFRLDLSMKG; the protein is encoded by the coding sequence ATGATTAGAATCAACTTGCTCGCCACTGGACCTCGGTCCAGAAAAGCCAAACCGAAATGGGATGTCCGGGCCGAGGCCTTGATCGGGGTCGGCGTCCTGCTGATCACGTTGACCGGGTGCTGGTTCTATGCAGCGGCCCTTGATGAGGACATCCAGGCCAAGCAGGCCGAGAAGCAACTCAAGGACAAGCAAGTGGCGCAGCTGAAAGAGCAAGTGAAGGCGGTTCAGGATTTCGAAGAAAAGAAGAAACAGCTCGAAGCAAAAAACCGCATCATCGATCAGTTGGAAAAGAGTCGAACCGGGCCGGTCAAAGTGCTCGATCATGTCAGTCAGAGTCTGAATCCACTGAAGGTGTGGCTGGTACGGTTGAATCTCAAGGGGAACACCGTTGAGCTGGAAGGGCGAGCCTTGACCAACGATGACGTGGTCGAATTTGTCAACAACCTCCGCCGGACCGATCAGTTCGGCGCCATCAAGCTGATGGAAAGCCGGGCGGGGCAAGACAACAAGCTGAATACCTATCAATTCCGTCTTGACCTGTCGATGAAAGGCTAA
- a CDS encoding pilus assembly protein PilP yields MKTRTWWNGWKRLVGMASVAIAVFGASLPVESKTFPHLRQVASMRPADSLKVMPLPEGQKRAPALDVPEPRAEAAVSQPGDSLSMEFSGASYDPSGRRDPFLPMIQLGQQIEQDANLPPLQRVGLTELSLIGVLWGNYGYTAMVQTPDGKGYSIRRGTRIGPNNGVVSSITERGIIVQERFTDVYGNKQEREYVKLLHPKEGTE; encoded by the coding sequence GTGAAGACACGAACATGGTGGAATGGGTGGAAACGGCTGGTTGGGATGGCGTCGGTCGCGATCGCGGTCTTTGGAGCCTCGCTTCCGGTCGAATCAAAAACGTTCCCGCATTTACGGCAGGTAGCATCCATGCGTCCGGCGGATTCGTTGAAGGTTATGCCGCTGCCTGAAGGGCAGAAGCGGGCTCCGGCTCTCGACGTGCCCGAGCCACGCGCGGAAGCAGCAGTCTCCCAGCCGGGGGATTCACTGTCGATGGAATTTTCCGGGGCGTCCTATGATCCCTCAGGGCGTCGTGATCCGTTTCTGCCGATGATTCAGCTCGGACAGCAGATTGAGCAAGACGCGAATTTGCCCCCGCTCCAGCGCGTCGGCCTGACAGAATTGAGTTTAATCGGTGTGCTCTGGGGTAATTACGGGTACACGGCCATGGTTCAGACCCCGGACGGCAAGGGCTACAGTATCCGCCGCGGGACACGAATCGGGCCGAACAACGGCGTGGTTAGTTCAATCACCGAACGAGGCATCATCGTTCAAGAGCGGTTCACGGACGTGTACGGGAACAAACAGGAGCGGGAATACGTGAAGCTCCTGCACCCGAAAGAGGGTACAGAATGA
- the rapZ gene encoding RNase adapter RapZ — protein MLAPLMAALNLVVISGLSGSGKSHALKAFEDAGYFCVDNLPPALLPTFVELCNQQGGEIKNVALGIDIRERVFFGDLANVLGELKAQGHALQLVFLEAREEVLVRRFSESRRPHPLLPHMPVLEGVRFERERLSELRKHADRVIDTSTLTVHELRDLLIREFREETAARRMTISLVTFGYKFGVPYDIDLLFDVRFIRNPFFVPELKMLTGEDPRVQQYVFGDPTTSQLLEHLEQLFGFLIPLYERDQRSYLSIGIGCTGGRHRSVTIALRLQAQFAALGYDVTVTNRDLQKP, from the coding sequence GTGCTCGCACCTCTCATGGCCGCGCTTAATCTCGTCGTCATCAGCGGTCTTTCCGGATCCGGAAAGAGCCACGCCCTCAAAGCCTTTGAAGATGCGGGCTATTTTTGCGTGGATAACCTCCCGCCCGCATTGCTTCCCACGTTCGTCGAACTGTGCAACCAGCAGGGTGGCGAGATTAAGAATGTCGCGCTCGGGATCGACATTCGTGAACGGGTGTTCTTCGGCGACTTGGCGAATGTCCTCGGCGAACTTAAAGCGCAGGGACATGCGTTGCAATTGGTGTTTCTCGAGGCGCGAGAGGAAGTGCTGGTCCGCCGGTTTTCAGAGAGCCGCCGTCCGCACCCGTTGCTGCCTCACATGCCGGTGTTGGAGGGGGTGCGGTTTGAACGTGAACGCCTCAGCGAACTGCGAAAACATGCCGATCGTGTGATCGACACCTCCACCCTGACGGTCCATGAGTTGCGTGATCTGCTGATCCGTGAATTCCGTGAGGAAACCGCCGCCCGTCGCATGACTATCTCCCTCGTGACGTTCGGCTATAAGTTCGGCGTGCCCTATGACATCGACCTGCTCTTCGATGTGCGCTTTATTCGAAACCCCTTCTTCGTGCCGGAATTAAAGATGTTGACCGGAGAGGATCCGCGAGTTCAGCAATATGTATTCGGTGATCCGACGACCAGTCAACTCCTGGAACATTTGGAACAACTATTCGGGTTTCTCATCCCGCTCTATGAGCGAGACCAACGCAGTTACCTCAGTATTGGCATCGGGTGTACCGGCGGAAGACATCGGTCGGTGACCATCGCCTTGCGCCTCCAGGCACAATTTGCCGCCCTCGGATATGACGTCACTGTGACAAACAGAGACCTGCAAAAGCCCTAG
- the rplQ gene encoding 50S ribosomal protein L17 encodes MRHKKKGRQLGRQTKHRWALFRSLVTSLLEQERIETTEAKAKEIRGFTDRMISLGKEGSLPARRRALSFLRSKAVVSKLFSDVASRFRDRPGGYTRIIRTRRRIGDAAEMVAIELVTRPEKPKAVPSTEVATSEKKETTDKSSATAES; translated from the coding sequence GTGCGCCACAAAAAGAAGGGTCGACAGCTCGGACGTCAAACCAAACACCGATGGGCTCTGTTCCGGAGTCTTGTGACCTCGCTGTTGGAGCAGGAGCGGATCGAAACCACGGAGGCGAAGGCGAAGGAGATTCGTGGATTCACCGATCGCATGATTTCCCTCGGCAAAGAGGGGAGTTTGCCTGCTCGCCGGCGCGCCCTCAGTTTCTTGCGTAGCAAAGCCGTGGTGTCGAAGTTATTTAGCGACGTCGCGTCACGGTTTCGCGATCGTCCAGGTGGGTACACGCGGATTATCCGAACCCGCCGTCGGATCGGCGACGCGGCAGAGATGGTGGCCATTGAATTGGTGACCAGACCGGAAAAACCGAAGGCCGTGCCGTCCACCGAGGTTGCGACTTCGGAGAAAAAAGAGACGACCGACAAGTCTTCCGCGACCGCAGAAAGTTAA
- the raiA gene encoding ribosome-associated translation inhibitor RaiA has product MRLMITGRHVAVTPALRDYIETRMERLDRYGLKLGTLQILLSLEKFHHVAEVVGVVQGRRLQAKTSTEEMYASIDEVVDKLCAQLRKLKERKVNHKFGELPRVRTVARKTPKAENNGLEVVRPKLEALTLDEAVDTLTASKLGLLMFVNALSGTIQVLQRLPNGRLSLIDPASDRARTSHGRA; this is encoded by the coding sequence ATGCGATTGATGATCACGGGACGACATGTGGCGGTCACTCCTGCGCTGCGGGATTATATCGAAACACGCATGGAGCGATTGGATCGCTATGGACTCAAGTTGGGCACGCTGCAAATTCTCCTCAGTCTGGAAAAGTTTCACCATGTCGCTGAAGTAGTGGGTGTCGTGCAAGGGCGGCGGTTACAGGCCAAGACATCGACCGAAGAAATGTATGCGTCGATCGATGAGGTGGTCGATAAACTGTGCGCACAGTTGCGAAAGCTGAAGGAGCGGAAGGTCAACCATAAGTTCGGCGAGTTGCCACGCGTGCGTACCGTGGCGCGAAAAACTCCGAAGGCGGAGAACAACGGCCTGGAGGTTGTCCGCCCGAAACTGGAAGCTCTGACGCTGGACGAGGCCGTGGATACGCTCACTGCCTCCAAGCTGGGTCTGTTGATGTTCGTGAATGCCCTGTCGGGCACCATTCAGGTGTTGCAGCGATTGCCGAACGGAAGATTGTCCCTGATCGATCCCGCGAGCGATCGTGCTCGCACCTCTCATGGCCGCGCTTAA
- the pilO gene encoding type 4a pilus biogenesis protein PilO has protein sequence MSLNAISLDSLRSIPTGQKVALLGLLVAGILVGFYFYVVDPKTVELEAAQGQVAQLDTEIQNLTLKVKHLDELVAASKQLEIELAAKKERLPPEEEAVMLLKQVSDLGLRLGLDVRLWKPGAQAEDPSKLFIRMPINVEVAGGYHTAAIFFDRISKLSRIVTVQDVRIGAARVDQGRVVTQTVFDLVAYAAPQEKKPAAPTPAGKPK, from the coding sequence ATGAGTCTGAATGCAATCAGCTTAGACAGCCTCCGCAGCATTCCGACGGGCCAAAAGGTCGCGCTGCTCGGCTTGTTGGTAGCGGGAATACTCGTGGGCTTTTACTTCTACGTCGTCGATCCCAAGACGGTCGAACTCGAAGCTGCTCAGGGCCAGGTAGCACAGTTGGATACTGAAATCCAGAATCTGACACTCAAGGTGAAGCATCTGGATGAACTCGTGGCGGCGAGCAAGCAACTGGAAATCGAGCTGGCGGCGAAGAAAGAGCGTCTCCCGCCGGAAGAGGAAGCCGTGATGTTGCTCAAGCAGGTCTCCGATCTGGGATTGCGCCTGGGGTTGGATGTCCGGCTCTGGAAGCCGGGAGCACAGGCCGAAGATCCATCTAAACTGTTCATCCGCATGCCCATCAACGTGGAAGTCGCGGGTGGATACCATACGGCGGCCATCTTCTTCGATCGCATCAGCAAGCTATCCCGCATCGTGACCGTCCAAGATGTGCGAATCGGCGCCGCGCGAGTCGATCAGGGACGCGTGGTCACGCAAACGGTCTTTGATCTGGTTGCATACGCCGCCCCGCAGGAAAAGAAGCCGGCCGCGCCGACGCCTGCAGGGAAGCCGAAATGA
- the rpoN gene encoding RNA polymerase factor sigma-54: MKLRLDLRLSQKLIMTPQLQQAIKLLQLSRLELQQSLQQHLMENPLLDEQVAETEEAEETTTSEREQPDTTSTVSGEARGETDDKPAESGENAEEFSASSWEDYFDTDMRRGETEYSSSSKEEFPSYEQTVAKSTSLEDHLVWQLSLSGLSDREKAIGRLIIGNLDDDGYLRMTMEELVAGTDYTVAEAESVLQDVQGFDPNGVAARDLPECLLLQLKFLGRSQIGSLGARPGVLKGSVLEAIVLHHLKDLEKKQYNRIAKALNISMDDVFEATRIIEGLEPKPGRPFSNTQNYAIVPDVFVVKNEGVWEVLLNDDGLPRMRISPYYKQLMSSGQSGSAETKAYLDDKLRAAQWVIRSIEQRNKTIVKVVSSIVKFQEGFFEHGIQHLKPLVLKQVAEDIGMHESTISRVTANKYMYCPQGMLELKFFFNAGLQRADQPTDMLSSLTVREMIRQMVAAEDARKPLKDEEIAAKLRTQQVLIARRTVAKYRAEDNIPSATQRRKFF, encoded by the coding sequence ATGAAGCTGCGACTGGATCTCAGGCTCAGTCAAAAACTGATTATGACGCCGCAATTGCAGCAGGCGATCAAATTGCTGCAGTTGTCGCGCTTGGAACTTCAGCAAAGCCTGCAGCAGCATCTCATGGAGAATCCCTTACTGGACGAACAGGTCGCAGAAACCGAGGAGGCTGAAGAGACGACGACGTCCGAGCGCGAGCAACCCGACACGACGAGCACGGTGTCCGGCGAGGCCCGCGGAGAAACGGACGATAAACCGGCTGAGAGCGGCGAAAATGCGGAAGAGTTTTCAGCGTCCAGTTGGGAGGATTACTTCGACACAGATATGCGTCGTGGGGAGACCGAGTATAGCTCCTCCTCCAAGGAAGAGTTCCCCTCCTATGAACAAACGGTCGCAAAATCCACCTCATTGGAAGATCATCTTGTCTGGCAATTATCGTTATCGGGCTTGTCCGATCGGGAAAAAGCGATCGGGCGGTTGATTATCGGCAATCTGGACGATGACGGATACTTGCGCATGACGATGGAAGAATTGGTGGCGGGGACCGACTACACCGTGGCCGAAGCCGAATCGGTGTTGCAAGATGTCCAGGGTTTCGACCCCAACGGGGTTGCAGCGAGAGATCTGCCCGAGTGTCTGTTGCTGCAGTTGAAGTTTTTGGGCCGAAGCCAAATCGGTTCGCTGGGCGCTCGCCCCGGCGTGCTGAAAGGATCGGTCCTGGAAGCGATCGTACTGCATCACCTCAAGGATCTCGAGAAGAAGCAATACAATCGCATCGCCAAGGCGCTGAATATTTCGATGGACGATGTGTTCGAAGCCACCCGGATCATCGAGGGCCTTGAGCCGAAGCCGGGGCGTCCCTTTTCCAACACCCAGAACTATGCCATCGTGCCGGACGTGTTCGTCGTTAAGAACGAGGGGGTGTGGGAGGTGTTGTTGAACGATGACGGCTTGCCTCGCATGCGCATCAGCCCCTATTACAAGCAACTGATGTCGTCAGGACAATCCGGGTCGGCTGAGACCAAGGCTTATTTGGATGACAAACTGCGCGCGGCGCAATGGGTCATCCGGAGCATCGAGCAGCGGAACAAGACGATTGTGAAGGTCGTGTCCAGCATCGTGAAATTTCAGGAAGGATTTTTCGAGCACGGGATCCAGCATTTGAAGCCACTGGTGCTGAAGCAGGTGGCCGAAGACATCGGGATGCACGAGTCGACCATCAGTCGGGTCACCGCGAATAAGTATATGTATTGTCCTCAGGGCATGTTGGAGTTGAAGTTTTTTTTCAATGCCGGATTGCAGCGGGCGGATCAACCGACGGATATGTTGTCGTCGCTCACGGTTCGAGAAATGATCCGGCAGATGGTGGCGGCAGAGGATGCGCGCAAACCGCTGAAGGACGAAGAGATTGCTGCGAAACTTCGCACGCAGCAGGTATTGATCGCCCGGCGGACAGTCGCCAAGTATCGCGCAGAAGACAATATTCCCTCCGCGACACAACGACGGAAATTTTTCTGA
- the lptC gene encoding LPS export ABC transporter periplasmic protein LptC, which produces MWERWLRRGLLTLSVVLAAFLGFLLITRSNPGASSRSVTPVGNEAADARIQDFTFTQTKGDLVQWKVQAEQARLYEKESRAVLSNVHITLYGVEGKELTLSGDEGTLDTQSKNFQLSNRTTPIVVEMQSGYTIQTNHLAWTDARHEIQTPDHVTIQGHGLQVTGTGLLGRMDTEEFQVLDDVRVDVVPAS; this is translated from the coding sequence ATGTGGGAACGTTGGCTTCGACGAGGTTTACTCACGCTCAGCGTGGTTCTGGCGGCCTTTCTCGGGTTTTTGCTCATCACACGCTCAAATCCCGGCGCATCCTCGCGCTCAGTGACGCCCGTCGGCAATGAGGCCGCTGACGCCAGAATTCAGGATTTCACCTTTACCCAGACCAAAGGAGATCTTGTTCAATGGAAAGTGCAGGCCGAACAAGCTCGTTTGTATGAAAAGGAAAGTCGGGCTGTCCTGAGCAATGTGCACATCACCCTCTACGGCGTTGAAGGGAAAGAGTTGACCCTGTCAGGTGATGAAGGCACGCTTGATACTCAAAGCAAGAATTTCCAACTGTCGAACAGAACCACACCGATTGTGGTTGAAATGCAAAGTGGCTATACCATTCAGACAAATCATCTTGCGTGGACGGATGCGCGGCATGAAATCCAAACACCAGACCATGTCACCATTCAAGGGCATGGCTTGCAAGTCACGGGTACAGGGCTGTTGGGGAGAATGGACACGGAGGAATTCCAGGTTTTGGATGATGTACGGGTGGATGTGGTGCCTGCTTCTTAG
- the pilQ gene encoding type IV pilus secretin PilQ: protein MKQSQVGVHPLLSVTVMAGILGLAGYVPLAAAAETTGLAGFAQAADQQVASSEDGTAIDRMQTAAVGPAATMLTKVEAKPEGGRLALVLTGNGVFAHTVKVIGDRRIVLDMPHLQSERQQAPLAIGHALLSRVRFGYHPDKVRMVLDLAQPAEHHIDSTDGRLILTLAPKAATDLKSIETNAGLTVEPVGVSTAMPVLHKAPKAVFRVMPVQLTSEFVQKEDRKPEGNEVVNGPSRFVGRRISLDFQQADISNVLRLIAEVSGFNIVVGEGVKSKVTMKLANVPWDQALDMLLKMNALGMIRQGNIVWVDTLQNIAKQQDEEARAKDSKAKAEPIVTRVFYIRNLNATEVQTSLRQNLSPRGTMTVSAASNALIISDTESKLEVLRQLLDGVDLEVPQVQIEARIVQADTTYTRSLGVQWGIQNVNQLGGASGTSAFKTGTTGSFGAQVSDFLINLPANPGLPSVPGAGFSIGKTDGAMLDVRLSAGELLGLTKVIAAPKITTLDKRDAKIAQGESIPFQTTSLQGTQTTFVDANLELNVTPQITSRDPKEIGKQILMKVRATRNAVGARSNPAGPSIDRREATTQVLVRDGETMVIGGVFVDTQSNNVAGIPYLSRIPVLGWLFKNKTENVSKQELLIFLTPTIVRTTT, encoded by the coding sequence ATGAAACAATCACAGGTTGGTGTTCATCCGCTGCTGAGTGTCACCGTGATGGCCGGAATCTTGGGACTTGCCGGGTACGTGCCGCTTGCCGCAGCGGCCGAGACGACCGGGTTGGCCGGGTTCGCCCAGGCCGCCGACCAGCAGGTGGCGAGTTCCGAGGACGGCACCGCGATCGATCGCATGCAGACGGCGGCGGTTGGCCCCGCAGCTACGATGTTGACGAAGGTCGAGGCGAAGCCGGAGGGCGGGCGACTCGCGCTGGTCTTGACCGGTAACGGCGTATTCGCGCACACCGTCAAAGTGATCGGGGACCGGCGGATAGTGCTGGATATGCCGCATCTCCAATCAGAACGGCAGCAGGCTCCGTTGGCGATCGGTCATGCGCTCCTCTCACGGGTGCGGTTTGGGTACCATCCAGACAAGGTGCGGATGGTGTTGGATCTCGCACAGCCCGCTGAACATCACATTGATTCAACGGATGGACGGTTGATCCTCACCCTCGCGCCAAAAGCAGCCACAGACTTGAAGTCAATCGAGACGAACGCGGGCCTCACGGTGGAGCCGGTCGGGGTATCCACTGCGATGCCGGTGCTTCATAAGGCTCCCAAAGCAGTGTTTCGCGTGATGCCGGTGCAGTTGACATCTGAATTCGTTCAGAAAGAAGACCGGAAGCCGGAGGGCAATGAAGTGGTCAACGGACCCTCTCGGTTCGTGGGCCGCCGTATCTCCCTTGATTTCCAGCAGGCCGACATCAGCAACGTGTTGCGCTTGATCGCGGAAGTCAGCGGCTTCAACATCGTGGTCGGTGAAGGCGTCAAGAGCAAAGTCACCATGAAGTTGGCCAATGTGCCGTGGGATCAGGCGCTCGACATGCTCCTGAAGATGAACGCTCTGGGCATGATTCGCCAAGGCAATATCGTGTGGGTCGATACCTTGCAGAATATTGCCAAGCAGCAGGACGAAGAGGCGCGCGCCAAGGACTCCAAAGCCAAGGCCGAGCCGATCGTGACACGCGTGTTCTACATCCGTAATCTCAATGCGACGGAAGTGCAGACCTCGTTGCGGCAGAATCTCAGTCCCCGAGGGACGATGACGGTCAGTGCCGCCAGTAACGCGCTGATCATCAGTGATACGGAATCCAAGTTGGAAGTCTTGCGTCAGTTGTTGGATGGTGTTGATCTGGAAGTGCCCCAGGTGCAGATTGAGGCTCGCATCGTCCAGGCGGATACCACCTATACGCGCTCACTCGGTGTGCAGTGGGGCATTCAGAACGTCAACCAACTGGGCGGAGCCAGTGGAACCTCCGCGTTTAAGACCGGCACGACCGGATCATTCGGCGCACAGGTTTCCGATTTCCTGATCAACCTGCCGGCGAACCCCGGATTGCCCTCAGTGCCTGGTGCCGGATTCTCCATCGGGAAAACCGATGGGGCGATGTTGGATGTGCGCTTGTCGGCCGGAGAACTGCTGGGATTGACCAAAGTGATCGCGGCTCCCAAGATCACGACGTTGGATAAGCGGGATGCCAAGATCGCGCAGGGAGAATCGATTCCTTTCCAGACCACCTCGCTGCAAGGAACACAGACCACGTTCGTTGACGCCAACCTTGAGTTGAACGTCACGCCGCAGATCACCTCACGGGATCCGAAGGAAATCGGCAAGCAGATCCTCATGAAGGTACGGGCGACCCGCAATGCCGTCGGCGCCAGGAGCAATCCGGCTGGTCCGAGCATCGATCGTCGTGAAGCGACGACCCAGGTGCTGGTCCGTGACGGCGAAACGATGGTGATCGGCGGTGTCTTTGTGGACACGCAATCAAACAACGTCGCGGGTATTCCGTATCTGTCACGCATCCCGGTGCTGGGATGGTTGTTTAAGAACAAGACCGAGAACGTGTCGAAGCAGGAACTCTTGATCTTCCTGACCCCGACGATCGTTCGGACGACAACTTGA
- a CDS encoding MerR family transcriptional regulator: MKKVNDVPNTKLFKTNEVCEMFDISRATLFRWEREGLITRPPRDWRNWRLYTAENVEQIKHVMGGGRKEVA, encoded by the coding sequence GTGAAGAAAGTGAACGATGTTCCGAACACGAAATTGTTCAAGACCAACGAGGTCTGCGAGATGTTCGATATCTCGCGCGCGACCCTGTTTCGGTGGGAGCGCGAGGGGTTGATCACCCGGCCGCCGCGCGATTGGCGGAATTGGCGCCTGTATACGGCGGAAAATGTCGAACAAATCAAGCATGTGATGGGTGGCGGGCGTAAGGAAGTGGCGTAG
- the lptB gene encoding LPS export ABC transporter ATP-binding protein — MPERLAASGLVKSFRGRKVVKGVSLDVQAGEVVGLLGPNGAGKTTIFDMMVGLCQPDEGHIALSGNEITDLPMYRRARRGIGYLPQESSVFRRLSVEHNILAILEMLGYSRSERAERVETLLKELDLVHIRKSKAYALSGGERRRLEITRALATNPLFMLLDEPFAGIDPIAVADIQQIIIRLKQRHIGVLITDHNVRETLSITDRAYIINEGTILEAGPPGVIEKSEMARAVYLGEGFRL; from the coding sequence GTGCCGGAACGACTGGCAGCCAGCGGGCTCGTGAAAAGTTTCCGCGGGCGAAAAGTCGTCAAGGGGGTGTCGCTCGACGTGCAGGCCGGAGAGGTGGTCGGGCTGCTGGGGCCGAACGGAGCAGGTAAAACCACGATTTTCGATATGATGGTGGGGCTGTGTCAACCAGATGAGGGACACATCGCGTTGAGCGGCAACGAGATCACCGATCTGCCGATGTATCGGCGAGCTCGTCGCGGAATCGGCTATCTCCCGCAAGAGTCTTCGGTGTTTCGCCGACTGTCGGTGGAGCACAATATCCTTGCGATTCTCGAAATGCTGGGATATTCGAGAAGTGAGCGGGCGGAACGGGTAGAGACATTGCTCAAGGAACTGGATCTGGTGCATATTCGGAAAAGCAAGGCCTACGCGCTGTCGGGCGGCGAGCGACGACGCCTCGAAATCACCAGGGCCCTCGCTACGAATCCATTGTTCATGTTGCTGGACGAACCGTTTGCTGGCATCGACCCCATAGCCGTAGCCGATATTCAGCAGATTATCATCCGATTGAAGCAACGCCACATCGGCGTGTTGATTACGGACCACAATGTGAGGGAAACCCTATCGATCACCGATCGCGCCTATATCATCAATGAGGGCACGATTTTGGAGGCCGGCCCTCCCGGGGTGATCGAAAAAAGCGAAATGGCCAGGGCCGTGTATCTAGGCGAAGGATTTCGCCTGTAG